One window from the genome of Yarrowia lipolytica chromosome 1B, complete sequence encodes:
- a CDS encoding uncharacterized protein (Compare to YALI0B12540g, similar to Saccharomyces cerevisiae LEE1 (YPL054W); ancestral locus Anc_8.509, weakly similar to uniprot|P41000 Schizosccharomyces pombe scp3 spindle poison sensitivity related protein), translated as MVDEEDDSRLSSSKGDKNKNLSHVPCKFFRQGACQAGDSCVFSHSVETSLQQAPCKYFQKGTCKFGVKCALAHILPDGRVLNPRSQNYRDGSRRRRSSMHQNAQNNAAPGGPSSGPVNVPPQVPSPLPEDNPTRSLYSVYVNEEQTVGSPGNHLLVGTPTTKTERTTSIWSEHHVSSRLNSFNESKPSLGPIGKSGPGNDCAIDDDDEADAAAVEDDDAGEYIEEDFFPSSLSDLLTPQERKRRGSRPSSSNLPRPIGLTMAANAQQARTNSVSHASHTNGNSIPLATSLGTSLGSNIWSPPGEGSPRFGSFFQQYYGRENGAKPPVAMSPGGSSLKNMSNLAAYLPGQNSSHVDVPGHVPEEDEPIDGDKQAKKDFYDDDTQFFMDQ; from the exons ATGGTggacgaagaagatgacTCCCGGCTCAGCTCGAGCAAGggagacaagaacaaga ACCTATCCCATGTGCCGTGCAAGTTCTTCCGACAAGGAGCCTGCCAGGCCGGTGACTCGTGTGTCTTCTCGCACTCAGTAGAGACATCGCTCCAGCAGGCACCGTGCAAGTACTTCCAGAAGGGCACGTGCAAGTTTGGAGTGAAATGCGCCCTCGCCCACATTTTGCCCGATGGCCGAGTTCTCAACCCGCGATCGCAAAACTACCGTGATGGCTCTCGTCGAAGACGCTCCTCCATGCACCAAAATGCCCAGAACAATGCAGCACCCGGAGGCCCCTCCTCCGGTCCAGTCAACGTGCCTCCTCAGGTGCCTTCGCCACTGCCCGAAGACAACCCCACCAGATCGCTGTACTCAGTCTATGTGAACGAAGAACAGACTGTGGGCTCCCCTGGCAATCATCTGCTGGTGGGCACGCCCACTACAAAGACGGAACgaaccacctccatctgGTCGGAACACCATGTGTCGTCGCGACTCAACTCCTTCAATGAGTCCAAGCCCTCTCTTGGCCCTATTGGAAAGAGTGGTCCTGGAAACGATTGTGCTAtcgatgacgacgatgaggcCGATGCAGCGGCAGTGGAGGACGATGATGCGGGCGAGTACATTGAAGAGGACTTTTTCCCCTCGTCGTTGTCGGATCTGCTGACGCCACAGGAACGAAAGCGGAGAGGATCTCGTCCGTCTTCGTCCAACCTGCCCCGACCCATCGGCCTGACCATGGCCGCCAACGCGCAGCAGGCCCGCACTAATTCCGTTTCACACGCCAGTCACACTAACGGCAATTCCATCCCGCTAGCCACCTCATTGGGCACATCTCTGGGCTCTAACATCTGGTCTCCCCCTGGTGAGGGCTCGCCTCGGTTCggctccttcttccagcagTACTACGGCCGAGAAAACGGAGCCAAGCCACCTGTGGCCATGTCTCCTGGTGGCTCTTCCCTCAAGAATATGTCGAATCTGGCGGCATATCTGCCTGGACAGAACTCGTCACATGTAGACGTTCCTGGACACGTAcctgaggaggatgagcCCATTGATGGCGACAagcaggccaagaaggactttTACGATGATGATACTCAATTCTTCATGGATCAGTAA
- a CDS encoding uncharacterized protein (Compare to YALI0B12606g, no similarity): MRPVTTFSHTKNQKSKLSQTLIWSDTVHQVASNDEQSVGDCDTDTQAVTDTKALTHTPTSTVTTANTTTSPPPLHPSPHKTAVRNMSNISRVLNDEPADDAKVETQTPKLAPITSPKHKLASPYSNPSLSKSDSSLDKTQKEHDAGGVTTTATATAKTAATTTTITTTGTQNQNHNPTLPATNDSSTLKRTLSSSSLSPALSSPSNLRFKRKKVPSDIRIYPLSKTGPPPVNSAPPTIRGFSAAETQPPLRTPVHAPNSANSSSGGSSENTPHTAHSNSGNNAVNDSGLPSAVGTGAGANKMYYVHPNGVQNPNAIRYYNLQLQANMGIPPPPGSQPPGSASGLPPYPGDARNQIPMVSPLNSAHPGGSLHPGSHGPHTGVPPGSATGLMTPQPHPHSQKPSPYSKVQVEDIYEGPNGPGVGIKTYHFPHYVELQASSPYASSFKKAGALPGGTTTGAQPQTTPLGHRGVNGRSSAPRAESEMDGSESNGDKKERFLKLCGEMWDLLKN; this comes from the coding sequence ATGAGGCCAGTGACTACTTTTTCCCACACCAAAAACCAAAAGTCCAAACTCAGTCAAACACTGATCTGGTCCGACACTGTCCACCAAGTCGCTTCCAACGACGAGCAGAGTGTAGGAGATtgtgacacagacacacaagCAGTTACCGATACAAAAGCACTGACACACACGCCCACATCTACAGTTACAACCGCCAATACCACAACATCCCCTCCCCCACTAcatccatctccacacaAGACAGCAGTCCgcaacatgtccaacatTTCGCGTGTCCTCAACGACGAGCCAGCCGACGATGCGAAGGTCGAAACCCAGACGCCCAAACTCGCCCCAATTACCTCGCCAAAACACAAACTGGCCTCCCCCTACTCAAATCCATCCCTCAGTAAGAGCGACTCTAGTCTAGACAAGACGCAGAAAGAACACGACGCAGGAGGAGTCACCACGACAGCTACCGCGACAGcaaaaacagcagcaacaacaacaacaataacaacaacagGTACACAGAATCAGAACCACAATCCGACACTGCCTGCCACAAACGACAGCTCAACGCTTAAACGAACCCTttcttcctcgtcgttgTCTCCAGCTCTCTCCTCGCCTTCCAACCTCAGAttcaagcgaaagaaggTGCCCTCTGACATCCGCATCTACCCACTTTCCAAGACAGGCCCTCCGCCCGTCAACTCCGCGCCCCCAACCATCAGAGGATTTTCGGCTGCAGAGACACAGCCGCCTCTCCGAACCCCAGTGCATGCCCCCAACTCGGCTAACTCGTCTTCCGGCGGATCGTCTGAAAATACGCCCCACACGGCCCACTCCAACAGCGGAAACAACGCCGTCAATGACTCGGGACTGCCCTCGGCCGTGGGAACAGGCGCAGGAGCTAACAAAATGTACTACGTGCACCCCAACGGAGTACAGAACCCCAATGCCATCAGGTACTACAATCTGCAGCTCCAGGCCAACATGGGCATCCCGCCTCCCCCCGGCTCTCAACCACCGGGATCTGCATCGGGCCTTCCTCCTTACCCTGGTGATGCTCGTAATCAGATCCCCATGGTGTCGCCCCTCAACTCTGCGCATCCCGGTGGCTCCCTGCATCCCGGGTCGCATGGACCCCATACAGGTGTGCCTCCAGGATCGGCCACGGGCCTCATGACGCCACAGCCCCACCCGCACTCGCAAAAGCCATCGCCATACTCCAAGGTGCAAGTGGAAGACATTTACGAGGGTCCAAATGGTCCTGGGGTGGGTATCAAGACATATCACTTCCCCCATTATGTGGAGCTACAAGCCTCTTCGCCATATGCATCTTCGTTTAAGAAGGCGGGTGCTCTTCCTGGGGGAACCACAACCGGCGCGCAGCCCCAGACTACACCTTTGGGCCACCGGGGCGTCAATGGACGTTCGTCTGCCCCCCGTGCAGAGTCAGAAATGGACGGTTCTGAGTCCAACGGCGATAAGAAGGAACGTTTCCTCAAGTTGTGTGGAGAAATGTGGGATCTTCTAAAGAATTGA
- a CDS encoding elongation factor 1 gamma domain-containing protein (Compare to YALI0B12562g, similar to uniprot|P36008 Saccharomyces cerevisiae YKL081w TEF4 translation elongation factor eEF1 gamma chain), producing the protein MSIAKIYDLQTPRYTSIKALIKHFKLDVEVVPKDAEFEKLFPLKKVPALLTANGTPIHEFVAVSYWLLSQIPNHPLCGKNKDEEAEVLQWVSFTNSDIADATWNVFGPLKGYLPYNKKAVDALSDKLDQTVKATFEAHLTKNTYLVGESVTYADIAAVGLMSLGFANLFDAKWRAAYPATTRWFTTVAANPIYSGTDFNLCEERVKYVAPKKEEPKKEAKKEAAPKAPAPAEEAAPKKAAHPLAALGPAKEPIDNWKRVYSNEDTREKAIPWFWEHYDPEDYSLWKVKYKYDDELTLTFMSTNLIGGFVNRLSASTKYMFGTSVVYGTNNDNGIIGAFMIRGQDHVAAFDVAPDWESYDFVKLDPSNPEDKEFVDNMWAWDKPVVTASGESKEIVDGAVLK; encoded by the exons atgTCTATCGCCAAGATCTACGACCTCCAG ACCCCCCGATACACTTCTATCAAGGCCCTCATCAAGCACTTCAAGCTCGATGTTGAGGTTGTCCCCAAGGACGCCGAGTTCGAGAAGCTCTTCCCTCTCAAGAAGGTCCCTGCCCTCCTGACCGCCAACGGCACTCCCATCCACGAGTTCGTTGCCGTCTCCTACTGGC TCCTCTCCCAGATCCCCAACCACCCTCTTTGCGGAAAGaacaaggacgaggaggctgaggtTCTCCAGTGGGTCTCTTTTACCAACTCCGATATTGCGGATGCCACCTGGAACGTTTTCGGCCCTCTCAAGGGCTACCTTCCTTacaacaagaaggctgTCGATGCTCTCTCTGACAAGCTCGACCAGACCGTCAAGGCTACCTTTGAGGCCCACCTCACCAAGAACACCTACCTTGTCGGCGAGTCTGTCACTTACGCTGATATCGCCGCTGTCGGCCTGATGTCTCTTGGATTTGCTAACCTCTTTGACGCCAAGTGGCGAGCTGCCTACCCCGCTACCACCCGATGGTTCACCACCGTCGCTGCCAACCCCATCTACTCTGGCACCGACTTTAACCTCTGTGAGGAGCGAGTCAAGTACGTcgcccccaagaaggaggagcctaagaaggaggccaagaaggaggctgcccCCAAGGCCCCTGCTCCcgctgaggaggctgcccCTAAGAAGGCTGCCCATCCTCTTGCCGCCCTCGGCCCCGCCAAGGAGCCCATTGACAACTGGAAGCGAGTCTACTCCAACGAGGATACCCGAGAGAAGGCCATCCCCTGGTTCTGGGAGCACTACGACCCCGAGGACTACTCCCTCTGGAAGGttaagtacaagtacgacgatGAGCTGACCCTCACCTTCATGTCCACCAACCTCATTGGTGGCTTTGTCAACCGACTGTCTGCCTCCACCAAGTACATGTTCGGTACCTCCGTCGTTTACGGAAccaacaacgacaatgGTATTATCGGTGCCTTCATGATCCGAGGCCAGGACCACGTTGCTGCCTTCGACGTTGCCCCCGATTGGGAGTCTTACGACTTCGTCAAGCTCGACCCCTCCAACCCCGAGGACAAGGAGTTTGTCGACAACATGTGGGCTTGGGATAAGCCTGTCGTCACTGCCTCTGgcgagtccaaggagattgtcgacgGTGCTGTTCTTAAATAA
- a CDS encoding uncharacterized protein (Compare to YALI0B12628g, similar to Saccharomyces cerevisiae ELP3 (YPL086C); ancestral locus Anc_8.563, highly similar to uniprot|Q02908 Saccharomyces cerevisiae YPL086c ELP3 subunit of elongator/RNAPII holoenzyme with histone acetylase activity) codes for MAHKNKGKQLAPEHERFLSACTDIALELVGSLSNGSTKDINLNALVTKYAKQYKLASQPRLTDIIGSIPDQYKKYLLPKLQAKPVRTASGIAVVAVMCKPHRCPHIAYTGNICVYCPGGPDSDFEYSTQSYTGYEPTSMRAIRARYDPYEQARGRVDQLRSLGHSVDKVEYIIMGGTFMSLDKEYREGFISQLHNALSGVHAEDVDEAVRLAQHSNTKCVGITIETRPDYCTETHLSDMLRYGCTRLEIGVQSVYEDVARDSNRGHTVKAVCHTFALAKDAGYKVVSHMMPDLPNVGMERDLDQFREYFSSPDFRTDGLKLYPTLVIRGTGLYELWKTGRYKSYNANALIDLVARILALVPPWTRIYRVQRDIPMPLVTAGVENGNLRELALARMKDFGTKCRDIRTREVGIQEVHHRVRPDQVELIRRDYTANGGWETFLSYEDPEQDILIGLLRLRLCSEKTTYRPELTGQKTSLVRELHVYGSAVPLHNRDPRKFQHQGFGTLLMEEAERIAREEHGSKKISVISGVGVRNYYAKLGYFLDGPYMSKWLD; via the coding sequence ATGGCTCACAAAAACAAGGGCAAGCAACTTGCTCCTGAGCACGAGAGATTTCTATCTGCGTGCACTGATATCGCGCTGGAACTCGTTGGATCGCTGTCCAACGGATCCACCAAAGATATCAACCTCAACGCTCTGGTGACCAAGTATGCTAAGCAATACAAGCTGGCCTCCCAACCTCGTCTGACAGACATTATCGGCTCCATTCCCGATCAATACAAGAAATACCTGCTACCAAAACTACAAGCCAAGCCTGTTCGAACTGCGTCCGGTATTGCAGTGGTGGCTGTCATGTGCAAGCCTCACAGATGTCCTCATATCGCTTACACTGGTAACATTTGCGTCTATTGCCCCGGAGGTCCCGATTCCGACTTTGAATACTCAACTCAGAGTTATACTGGATACGAACCCACGTCCATGAGAGCTATCAGAGCTCGATACGATCCCTATGAGCAGGCACGAGGTCGAGTGGACCAGCTGCGATCTCTGGGTCACTCTGTCGACAAGGTGGAGTACATTATCATGGGAGGAACTTTCATGTCTCTGGACAAGGAATATAGAGAGGGATTTATTTCACAGCTACACAACGCTCTATCTGGAGTTCATGCGGAGGACGTGGATGAAGCTGTTCGTCTGGCTCAGCATTCTAACACAAAGTGTGTCGGCATCACCATCGAAACACGTCCTGATTACTGCACTGAAACACATCTGTCGGACATGTTGAGATACGGCTGCACGCGTCTGGAAATTGGAGTCCAGAGTGTGTACGAGGATGTTGCTCGAGACTCTAACCGAGGACACACCGTCAAGGCTGTCTGCCACACCTTTGCATtggccaaggacgctgGATACAAGGTGGTTTCGCACATGATGCCCGATCTTCCAAATGTGGGCATGGAGCGAGACCTCGACCAATTCCGGGAGTACTTTTCGTCGCCCGATTTCCGAACTGACGGTCTCAAGCTATATCCCACTCTGGTAATCCGAGGTACTGGTCTATACGAGCTGTGGAAGACTGGTCGGTACAAGTCCTATAATGCCAACGCTCTGATTGATCTGGTGGCTCGAATTCTTGCATTGGTCCCGCCGTGGACCCGAATCTACCGAGTGCAGAGAGATATCCCTATGCCGTTGGTGACAGCTGGTGTGGAGAACGGAAATCTACGAGAACTGGCGCTGGCACGAATGAAGGACTTCGGAACAAAGTGTCGAGATATTCGAACTCGAGAGGTAGGTATACAGGAGGTGCATCATCGAGTTCGACCTGACCAGGTGGAACTAATCCGCCGAGACTATACAGCCAACGGGGGATGGGAGACTTTCTTATCCTACGAAGATCCCGAGCAGGACATCCTCATTGGTCTGCTTCGATTGCGACTGTGTTCCGAAAAGACCACCTACCGACCGGAGCTGACTGGCCAGAAGACTTCTCTGGTTCGAGAGTTGCATGTCTATGGTTCTGCCGTGCCTCTGCACAACCGAGACCCTCGAAAGTTCCAGCACCAAGGTTTTGGTACGCTGctgatggaggaggctgagcgCATTGCTCGTGAAGAGCACggctccaagaagattTCTGTCATTTCCGGTGTGGGAGTGCGAAACTATTACGCCAAGCTGGGCTACTTCCTTGATGGTCCGTACATGAGCAAGTGGCTGGATTAG
- a CDS encoding uncharacterized protein (Compare to YALI0B12584g, similar to Saccharomyces cerevisiae EPL1 (YFL024C); ancestral locus Anc_8.47, weakly similar to uniprot|P43572 Saccharomyces cerevisiae YFL024c EPL1) yields the protein MAKAAKAAGSSARFRQRKISVKQTLAVLKQSDIPDLEEEQQRELQQIETGVEKGEEEEHHLQAAINSSIAQSTGAKVEKIYIPTPDASQVWKEYDRFYSSSFHEPASYIRTSVTVEETSGCLYNMDDEDAEFLKTCKPPISEDDFEEVMHRFEVTISEKQPFVSIDVSNLLSFEEMAQHIEDGIRQVQEDPTSPEYILAQLQSSLGITVNGTKGKNEGKAFLATFKKIGAVIYPHWRARKVERKGQSIVPHLKFEDHEKDDSDPYVCFRRRELRQVRKTRRTDVLSIERLRRMQAEMETAKQLVEMVATREFTRKAALKAEWDVFEDRCAIKTLKRELGIKGEDEDLVAQKKRKVEPKKEEKAEKASTPVRGGKAAGSAASAQAAAAQAAAAGSGSPSVSSTHVPPNVSIPPSKIPNMDLITIAQVVRDKDEAIAKAVREKLRLRADADRDWHNLTNSGYIPYCEYLNAEVSSSGEPPVPQYSSINEMAYFEKHNASHRYTTKSDFNKDLASMVGNKPFADAQVYGAIVGDDGELRLSDATSTSSPVDRVIPRSSFMSMRKRVGRGGRMWMDRRGLQRNTVLKPSSLAKNSLDDTAESEADEVAMERLADRQKYDRETEPTRQMSSYDKDPSQLNGISSDTQSIRFGSMLLSKAYENYREVFQQRQQQLMMLQQQILQQQQQQQMRNRQQSHPPGDPGAGLGGGQGAGGGAGGSRNNSPAPGTNGPQSKMHNAAPMGYNKQGMTPSQHQQYQQMQQQQQQQQQQQQQRKMGVAPMNAASAAAAMAAQPRRSSGSPDGQRFNGLPNGGAMANGVLPNGMSQRMMPGGDMKQKSELAKVDA from the coding sequence ATGGCCAAGGCAGCCAAGGCGGCCGGTTCGTCGGCACGCTTCCGCCAGCGGAAAATCAGCGTCAAGCAGACGCTGGCGGTACTCAAGCAGTCTGACATCCCAGACcttgaggaggagcagcagcgcGAGCTGCAACAGATTGAGACGGGAGTGGAGAagggcgaggaggaggagcaccATCTGCAGGCGGCCATCAACTCATCGATAGCCCAGAGCACCGGCGCAAAGGTGGAGAAAATCTACATTCCCACCCCAGATGCGTCGCAGGTGTGGAAGGAGTATGACCGGTTCTACTCTTCGTCGTTTCATGAGCCCGCCAGTTACATCCGGACGAGTGTGACGGTCGAAGAGACCTCCGGATGTCTCTACAACATggatgatgaagatgcAGAGTTTCTCAAGACGTGCAAGCCGCCAATATCGGAAGACGACTTCGAGGAGGTGATGCACAGATTCGAGGTGACCATCAGCGAAAAACAACCGTTTGTGTCCATCGACGTGTCGAACCTTCTGTCGTTTGAGGAGATGGCCCAGCACATTGAAGATGGTATTCGGCAGGTTCAGGAGGACCCAACGTCGCCGGAATACATTTTGGCGCAGTTGCAGTCTTCTCTAGGCATCACTGTGAATGGTACTAAGGGTAAGAATGAGGGTAAGGCGTTTCTGGCAACGTTCAAGAAGATCGGCGCTGTCATCTATCCACACTGGCGAGCACGCAAGGTGGAACGCAAAGGCCAGTCCATTGTGCCCCACCTAAAATTTGAGGATCATGAGAAGGACGACAGTGACCCATATGTGTGTTTCCGACGCCGAGAGTTGCGGCAGGTGCGAAAGACTCGTCGTACGGACGTGTTGAGCATCGAGCGACTACGGCGCATGCAGGCAGAGATGGAAAccgccaagcagctggtggagatggttgCCACGCGAGAATTTACTCGcaaggctgctctcaaggctgaATGGGATGTGTTCGAGGACAGATGCGCCATCAAGACTCTCAAGCGAGAGTTGGGCATCAAAGGTGAGGATGAGGATCTGGTGGCTCAAAAGAAGCGAAAGGTggagcccaagaaggaggaaaaagcGGAGAAGGCATCTACTCCTGTTCGAGGAGGCAAGGCCGctggctctgctgcttctgcccAGGCCGCTGCTGCacaggctgctgctgcaggcTCGGGTTCGCCTTCCGTGTCTTCCACACATGTGCCACCAAATGTGTCCATTCCACCGTCCAAGATCCCCAACATGGACCTCATCACTATTGCCCAAGTTGTGCgagacaaggacgaggcGATTGCAAAGGCGGTGCGCGAGAAGCTACGACTTCGAGCAGATGCAGACCGCGACTGGCACAATCTCACAAACTCGGGCTACATTCCTTACTGCGAGTACTTGAACGCTGAGGTATCTTCTTCTGGTGAGCCTCCTGTGCCTCAGTACTCGTCTATCAATGAGATGGCTTACTTTGAGAAGCACAACGCCAGCCACCGGTACACCACCAAGAGCGACTTCAACAAGGATCTCGCCAGTATGGTTGGCAACAAGCCCTTTGCAGATGCTCAGGTGTATGGTGCTATTGTGGGAGATGATGGGGAGTTGCGATTATCAGATGCAACATCTACTTCGTCACCTGTGGACCGTGTTATTCCCCGGTCTTCTTTTATGTCCATGCGAAAGCGTGTtggtcgaggaggacggATGTGGATGGACCGGCGAGGCCTGCAGCGCAACACTGTGCTCAAGCCCAGCAGTCTGGCCAAAAACTCCCTGGACGACACTGCCGAGAGTGAGGCAGACGAGGTTGCCATGGAGCGACTGGCAGACCGGCAAAAGTACGATCGAGAGACAGAGCCGACGCGGCAAATGTCCAGCTACGACAAGGACCCGTCTCAGCTGAATGGCATTTCGTCGGACACACAGTCAATTCGGTTTGGCtccatgctgctgtccaaggCCTACGAGAACTACCGCGAGGTGTTCCAGCAgcgccagcagcagttgaTGATGCtacagcagcagattcttcagcagcagcaacagcaacagatgCGAAACCGGCAACAATCTCACCCCCCGGGCGACCCAGGGGCCGGTCTaggaggtggtcaaggagccggaggaggagctggcggCAGTCGCAACAACAGTCCTGCTCCCGGTACTAATGGCCCTCAGTCCAAGATGCACAATGCCGCTCCCATGGGCTACAACAAGCAAGGTATGACGCCCagccaacatcaacaataTCAACAGatgcagcaacaacaacagcagcagcaacagcagcaacaacagcgTAAAATGGGAGTCGCTCCTATGAATGCAGCTTCCGCGGCTGCAGCGATGGCCGCTCAACCTCGGCGATCTAGTGGCAGTCCTGATGGTCAACGATTCAACGGACTGCCCAACGGAGGGGCCATGGCCAATGGGGTTCTTCCGAATGGCATGAGTCAGCGGATGATGCCTGGAGGAGACATGAAGCAGAAATCTGAGTTGGCAAAGGTGGATGCGTAA